A stretch of Spirosoma oryzicola DNA encodes these proteins:
- a CDS encoding MBL fold metallo-hydrolase RNA specificity domain-containing protein translates to MKLSFMGAARQVTGSMYLLELEDDYRILIDCGSDMERPKSNGQAGSQDIAQTTPHMGFFPFEASSINLVLLTHAHVDHSGNLPNLFREGYEGQILCTEPTFALTNVLLKDAASLNQKRINELNASKKQRVKDRQAQMQKDLFLDRQVRETMENVVPIAFNRKFRVADGVDVTFIPAGHLLGAAHIVINVFENGVRKSICFSGDIGRKNYPLLVDPAPVPPVDYLVCESTYGNRLHENLMSPEDALADIIQRTCIDIPGRLIIPSFSVGRTQALLYTLNRLYTERDFPPIRVFSDSPMAFESSKIYSQHIKMLNGEAKEFYAENEALFDFQNFQFLESSKASKAVSNYGEPCIIISSSGMVQGGRVEYHVAENISNPYSTILIIGYCAEGTLGWRLLNGQQTLSIKGKDHQVLANIEKIDVFSGHGDRNDLMNFVEMQSPETLKNIFLVHGEYESMESFKATLAEAGYPQVVIPKKGESFDL, encoded by the coding sequence ATGAAATTATCGTTTATGGGGGCGGCCCGACAGGTAACAGGCAGCATGTACCTGTTGGAGTTGGAGGATGATTACCGCATCCTGATTGACTGTGGGTCGGACATGGAACGGCCCAAGTCCAACGGGCAGGCCGGATCACAGGATATCGCCCAAACCACTCCTCACATGGGTTTTTTCCCATTTGAGGCTTCAAGTATAAATTTAGTGCTGCTGACCCACGCGCACGTAGACCATTCAGGAAACCTGCCTAACCTTTTTCGGGAAGGGTACGAAGGGCAGATCCTATGCACAGAACCCACGTTTGCGCTGACGAATGTACTGCTGAAAGATGCGGCTTCGCTCAATCAAAAGCGGATTAACGAACTGAACGCCAGTAAAAAACAGCGCGTCAAGGATCGGCAGGCACAGATGCAGAAAGATCTTTTTCTGGATCGGCAGGTGCGCGAGACGATGGAGAATGTCGTCCCGATTGCTTTCAACCGCAAGTTTAGAGTAGCCGACGGCGTCGATGTTACCTTTATTCCGGCGGGGCATCTGCTCGGAGCGGCTCATATCGTCATCAATGTGTTCGAGAATGGCGTTCGGAAAAGCATCTGTTTTTCGGGGGATATAGGTCGGAAAAACTATCCGTTGCTGGTTGACCCCGCACCCGTACCACCGGTTGATTACCTGGTCTGCGAAAGCACCTACGGCAATCGGCTCCACGAGAATCTGATGTCGCCGGAAGATGCGCTGGCCGATATTATTCAGCGAACCTGCATTGATATTCCAGGGCGTCTCATTATTCCTTCGTTCAGCGTTGGGCGTACGCAGGCATTGCTGTATACGCTGAATCGGCTCTATACTGAGCGTGACTTCCCACCGATACGGGTCTTCTCAGATAGCCCTATGGCGTTCGAGAGTTCAAAGATCTACTCGCAGCACATCAAAATGCTGAACGGCGAAGCCAAGGAGTTTTACGCGGAGAACGAAGCGCTGTTTGACTTCCAGAACTTTCAGTTTCTCGAATCGTCCAAGGCCAGCAAAGCGGTATCGAATTACGGCGAACCCTGCATCATTATCTCGTCGTCGGGCATGGTCCAGGGCGGACGCGTCGAATACCACGTTGCCGAAAACATCAGCAACCCGTACTCGACAATTCTTATTATTGGCTACTGCGCCGAAGGAACGCTCGGCTGGCGGTTGCTGAACGGGCAACAAACGCTGAGCATCAAAGGCAAAGACCATCAGGTACTGGCTAACATCGAAAAAATTGACGTGTTTAGCGGTCACGGTGATCGGAATGATCTGATGAATTTCGTCGAGATGCAGTCGCCCGAAACGCTTAAAAATATTTTCCTCGTCCACGGTGAATACGAAAGCATGGAATCCTTCAAGGCTACACTGGCCGAAGCAGGTTATCCGCAGGTTGTTATTCCCAAAAAAGGCGAGAGCTTTGACTTATAG
- the dacB gene encoding D-alanyl-D-alanine carboxypeptidase/D-alanyl-D-alanine endopeptidase — protein MPRLFLFIFLLTSLFHCSVSVNAFSGSNSTTDSLATQRLLARVEAFQSSPAARFGTVALSVRRVSDGAEIIGYNARLSLPSASTLKLITTATAMIVLGSNYTYTTTLEYDGILKDSTLTGNLYIRGTGDPSLGSWRFPAYYDLSALLKFWSGAVKAAGIRRIQGAVVGDARLYTDLTTPDTWPYGDLGNYYGANLSALNINENLYRVFFKTGKSVNVPAGVLRTDPSLPYLTLQNSVVTDAAHTGDQVTIYGTPFMNQRWLTGKVPIGEPDNEFSVKGSLPDPAYFAAYALQEQLRQDSVAISGLPISVGGGLTSTITENGKRTALNQHRSPTLAELIQQTNFQSINLYAEALLRTTALTLKKSVRSTSASIDALTEFWKAKGVDVSGFRIRDGSGLSTVGALTADNMTGILSVMGRDKSFPQFYETIPVVGQTGTVRSLARGTAAAGNIRAKSGSIEGVRAYAGYFTAADGERMTFCVLVNKFTPGQNRTVTAELEKIFVGLVGLSGK, from the coding sequence ATGCCCCGCTTGTTCCTATTTATTTTTTTATTAACCAGTCTGTTCCACTGTTCTGTTTCAGTAAACGCATTTTCCGGCTCGAATTCTACTACCGACTCACTGGCAACTCAGCGTTTGTTGGCCCGTGTCGAAGCGTTTCAGTCAAGTCCAGCCGCTCGGTTTGGCACTGTAGCTTTGTCGGTTCGTCGGGTAAGCGATGGGGCTGAGATTATTGGTTATAATGCCCGCCTAAGTTTACCCTCAGCCTCTACCCTGAAGCTTATCACAACAGCTACAGCAATGATTGTACTGGGCAGTAATTACACATACACGACAACACTGGAATACGACGGCATACTAAAGGACAGTACATTGACGGGCAATCTTTACATTCGCGGAACGGGCGATCCTTCGCTGGGGAGTTGGCGGTTTCCAGCTTACTACGACCTGAGCGCTTTGCTGAAATTCTGGTCGGGAGCGGTTAAAGCGGCTGGCATCCGCCGGATTCAGGGCGCGGTAGTAGGCGATGCCCGCTTGTATACCGATTTGACCACGCCCGATACCTGGCCTTATGGCGATCTGGGTAATTATTACGGGGCTAACCTGAGTGCGTTGAACATCAACGAAAATCTGTATCGTGTATTTTTTAAAACTGGTAAATCAGTCAACGTTCCGGCTGGCGTATTACGAACCGACCCATCCCTACCCTACCTCACGTTGCAGAATAGTGTTGTTACAGATGCCGCTCATACCGGCGATCAGGTTACTATTTATGGAACACCGTTTATGAATCAGCGATGGTTGACGGGCAAAGTACCCATTGGAGAGCCAGACAATGAATTCAGCGTGAAAGGATCGCTTCCCGACCCGGCCTATTTTGCGGCTTACGCTCTTCAGGAGCAGCTACGCCAAGACAGCGTAGCGATCAGCGGTTTACCCATATCCGTCGGCGGAGGATTGACCAGTACTATTACCGAAAACGGTAAGCGAACAGCATTAAATCAGCATCGATCGCCCACGCTGGCCGAGCTGATTCAGCAAACCAATTTTCAGAGTATCAATCTGTACGCCGAAGCCCTGTTACGAACAACGGCGCTGACGTTAAAAAAATCGGTTCGTTCGACTAGCGCTAGCATTGACGCGCTCACTGAATTCTGGAAAGCCAAAGGGGTAGATGTATCCGGTTTCCGGATTCGGGATGGCAGTGGTTTATCAACTGTTGGCGCCCTTACCGCCGACAACATGACGGGTATTCTGAGCGTGATGGGTCGGGACAAATCGTTTCCCCAATTCTATGAAACGATTCCGGTAGTCGGCCAGACAGGAACCGTTAGAAGCCTGGCGCGTGGCACAGCCGCAGCCGGTAACATTCGGGCAAAGAGTGGCTCTATTGAAGGCGTCCGGGCCTACGCCGGTTATTTTACCGCAGCAGACGGCGAACGGATGACATTTTGCGTGTTGGTCAACAAATTCACCCCTGGTCAAAACCGCACCGTAACGGCAGAGTTGGAAAAGATTTTTGTGGGACTGGTTGGGCTAAGTGGAAAATAG
- a CDS encoding response regulator — MTDQTQQRAIHILLVDDDEDDRYLTREAFHQHYPSSRISFAEDGEDLLDFLNYKGRYAQSGHTLPELILLDLNMPRKDGREALREIKANDELRHIPIVVLTTSDAKDDIETSYFNGANSFITKPPTFQRLSEVTKAIGQYWFNVVTVCDHEVEG; from the coding sequence ATGACCGATCAAACCCAACAGAGAGCTATTCATATTCTGCTAGTTGACGATGATGAGGACGATCGTTACCTCACTCGTGAAGCATTTCATCAGCATTACCCATCCAGCCGTATTTCGTTCGCGGAAGACGGGGAAGATTTGCTTGATTTTCTGAACTACAAGGGACGCTATGCGCAATCGGGCCATACGTTGCCTGAGCTGATTTTGCTGGACCTGAATATGCCCCGTAAAGACGGCCGAGAGGCTTTGCGGGAAATCAAAGCGAACGATGAGCTTCGCCACATTCCCATTGTGGTGCTAACGACTTCTGATGCAAAAGACGATATCGAGACATCCTATTTTAATGGAGCGAATAGCTTTATTACTAAACCGCCTACCTTTCAGCGGCTCAGCGAAGTGACAAAAGCCATTGGCCAGTATTGGTTCAATGTCGTTACCGTTTGCGATCATGAAGTAGAAGGATAA
- a CDS encoding sensor histidine kinase, which yields MKLLKQSAPKIMNRRIALGFFVAMVLIASGFTLSFYSYNQYRTDTERVRHTYEVVGSLESILSLVKDVETGSRGYIITSDSAYLDNYQVAITVLPSRLEQLHTLMADNDNTVQIQRAGKLDHLVADKLALSQLRVKNRSMNVPYTRSLNGEGKRRMDVLRRHIAVMVDTERSLMETRNRQAARSFRNTLIIIFALSLLTFLSLVVSYQLLEQELARRQQNEDQLRAYEARLREQIRQLESSNEELERFAFVASHDLQEPLRKIQSFANLITDRYGNLFDGDSLLFMNKIVHSAERMSKLIKDLLNFSRISNHQEEFKPVPLGMIIQRILDDQELRIKGLNVRVEVGSLPTIPAISSQMDHLFTNLISNALKFTRPDVQPLIRIQARSVKGSAYPELISERLYSEITVQDNGIGFDEKYLDHIFKVFQRLHGKSEFEGTGIGLAICKRVTVSHHGYITAKSQPGQGTTFIVVLPESQSLQDYDRSNPTESYSYSAS from the coding sequence ATGAAATTACTCAAACAATCGGCCCCGAAGATTATGAACCGACGCATTGCGCTGGGCTTCTTCGTGGCGATGGTTCTCATTGCGTCAGGGTTCACTTTGTCATTTTACAGTTATAATCAGTATCGTACAGATACTGAACGCGTTCGCCACACCTACGAGGTTGTCGGTTCACTGGAAAGTATTTTATCGTTGGTCAAAGACGTTGAAACGGGATCGCGAGGCTATATTATCACCAGCGATTCAGCTTACCTGGACAATTATCAGGTAGCCATAACGGTGCTTCCAAGCCGACTGGAGCAGCTGCACACGCTCATGGCCGACAATGACAATACCGTACAGATACAGCGGGCGGGTAAACTCGATCATTTGGTAGCGGATAAGTTGGCGCTTTCGCAGTTGCGCGTTAAAAATCGCTCGATGAATGTGCCCTACACCCGCAGTTTAAACGGGGAGGGTAAGCGCCGAATGGATGTGCTCCGACGGCATATTGCCGTTATGGTCGATACCGAACGGTCGCTGATGGAAACCCGAAACCGCCAGGCGGCCCGCTCATTCCGCAATACGCTTATCATCATATTCGCTTTATCGCTGCTTACATTCCTATCACTGGTTGTTTCTTATCAACTGTTGGAACAGGAGCTAGCCAGACGGCAGCAGAACGAAGACCAGTTGAGAGCATACGAAGCGCGACTGAGGGAGCAAATCCGGCAACTGGAATCGTCTAACGAAGAGTTAGAGCGGTTTGCGTTCGTTGCCAGCCATGACTTGCAGGAGCCGCTCCGGAAGATTCAGTCGTTTGCCAACCTGATTACGGATCGTTACGGTAACTTGTTTGATGGCGACAGCCTCTTGTTTATGAACAAGATTGTTCATTCTGCTGAGCGTATGTCAAAATTGATTAAGGATCTGCTTAATTTTTCCCGCATCTCCAACCATCAGGAAGAGTTCAAACCGGTGCCGTTGGGTATGATTATTCAGCGTATCCTTGACGATCAGGAATTGCGTATCAAGGGGCTAAATGTTCGGGTCGAGGTGGGCAGCTTGCCAACGATTCCGGCTATCAGCAGTCAGATGGATCATCTGTTTACAAACTTGATTTCCAACGCATTGAAGTTCACCAGGCCGGATGTGCAGCCGTTGATTCGAATACAGGCCCGTTCTGTGAAGGGGTCAGCCTACCCTGAATTGATTTCAGAACGACTTTACTCGGAAATCACGGTTCAGGACAATGGAATTGGTTTTGACGAAAAATATTTAGACCATATTTTTAAAGTTTTCCAGCGATTGCACGGCAAGAGTGAATTTGAAGGTACAGGTATCGGGCTAGCCATTTGTAAGCGGGTCACGGTTTCGCACCACGGATACATAACCGCTAAAAGTCAGCCAGGACAGGGAACAACGTTTATCGTTGTCTTGCCTGAAAGTCAATCACTACAAGATTATGACCGATCAAACCCAACAGAGAGCTATTCATATTCTGCTAGTTGA
- the hslV gene encoding ATP-dependent protease subunit HslV yields MQPIIHATTVVGIRHNGQVALGADGQATMGNTVAKSNVRKVRVLMGGKVLAGFAGSTADAFTLIERFEEKLNAYGGNLKRAAIELAKEWRTDRYLRKLEAMLIVATKDDLLLVSGTGDVIEPDNEIAAIGSGGVYAQSAAVALKKHASSLSAEEMVRESLHIAADVCIYTNHNLVVETL; encoded by the coding sequence ATGCAACCTATAATTCATGCAACTACGGTGGTCGGTATCCGGCACAATGGTCAAGTCGCACTAGGCGCCGATGGCCAGGCCACTATGGGCAATACCGTTGCCAAAAGTAATGTCCGTAAAGTTCGCGTACTAATGGGCGGTAAAGTGCTGGCTGGCTTTGCCGGTTCAACGGCTGACGCCTTTACACTAATCGAACGATTTGAAGAAAAGCTGAACGCTTACGGCGGTAATCTGAAGCGAGCGGCTATCGAACTGGCAAAAGAGTGGCGTACAGACCGCTATTTACGCAAACTGGAAGCGATGTTGATTGTCGCTACCAAAGATGATTTGCTGCTGGTATCAGGTACGGGTGATGTTATTGAGCCCGACAACGAGATTGCAGCCATTGGGTCAGGTGGGGTGTATGCCCAATCGGCGGCCGTAGCTCTAAAGAAGCATGCGTCCTCGTTATCCGCCGAAGAAATGGTACGCGAAAGCCTACACATTGCCGCTGATGTGTGTATTTACACGAATCACAATTTAGTTGTCGAAACACTCTAG
- a CDS encoding Lrp/AsnC ligand binding domain-containing protein, protein MTEKNLEIDNTDLKILSLLMQDANMPYTEIGKRIFVSGGTVHVRMNKLKQMGIVRGSQLVIDHAKLGWDISAFLGIYLDKSSLYGEVSEQLEKIPEVVNVHYTTGIYSIFAKIVCRDTQHLREVLHDKIQKVAGIQRTETFISLEESVNRPIPFAEVKE, encoded by the coding sequence ATGACCGAGAAAAATTTAGAAATTGATAATACTGATCTAAAAATACTGAGTTTATTAATGCAGGACGCCAACATGCCTTACACCGAAATCGGTAAACGTATTTTTGTTTCGGGAGGTACGGTTCACGTTCGAATGAACAAGTTAAAGCAGATGGGTATCGTTCGCGGGTCGCAACTGGTGATCGATCACGCCAAACTGGGTTGGGACATTAGCGCCTTTCTGGGAATTTACCTCGATAAAAGCTCACTGTATGGTGAAGTGTCCGAACAACTGGAAAAAATTCCGGAGGTAGTTAACGTTCATTACACAACGGGTATCTACAGCATTTTTGCCAAAATCGTCTGCCGCGACACGCAGCATCTGCGTGAAGTATTGCACGACAAGATTCAAAAAGTGGCTGGTATTCAACGCACCGAAACGTTTATATCCCTGGAAGAGAGCGTTAATCGGCCTATCCCATTTGCCGAAGTGAAAGAATGA
- the lepA gene encoding translation elongation factor 4 — MKHIRNFCIIAHIDHGKSTLADRLLEFTKTVGSRDMQAQLLDDMDLERERGITIKSHAIQMDYMYNGELYTLNLIDTPGHVDFSYEVSRSIAACEGALLLVDASQGTEAQTISNLYLALNNDLVIIPVLNKIDLPGAMPEEIKDEMVDLLGCDRNDIIPASGKEGIGVPEILAAIVERIPPPKGDPNGPLQALIFDSHFNSYRGIEVIFRVKNGRIRKGDKVKFMNTGKEYFADEIGTLRLTQEPKDVIECGDVGYLISGIKVAKEVKVGDTVTTIDNPASAAIQGFSEVKPMVFAGIYPVETSEFEDLRDAMEKLQLNDAALVWEPETSAALGFGFRCGFLGMLHMEIVQERLEREFNMTVITTVPSVRFEVLTTKGEAIQVSAPADMPEPNLIDFIEEPFIRAQIISKSEYVGGIMSLCMDKRSILRNQVYLTADRVELQFEMPLAEVVFDFFDKLKTISRGYASLDYEFMDNRESDMVKLDVMLNGDKVDALSAIVHRSKSYEWGKKLCEKLRELIPRQQFEIAIQAAIGQKIIARETLSALRKDVLAKCYGGDISRKRKLLDKQKKGKKRMRQVGNVEIPQEAFMAVLKIN, encoded by the coding sequence GTGAAACATATCCGTAATTTTTGCATTATTGCCCATATCGATCACGGCAAAAGCACGCTAGCTGACCGACTGCTCGAATTTACCAAGACTGTAGGGTCCCGCGATATGCAGGCTCAGTTGCTCGACGACATGGATCTGGAGCGCGAGCGGGGCATTACCATCAAGAGCCACGCCATTCAGATGGACTATATGTACAACGGTGAGTTGTACACACTGAACCTGATTGATACGCCCGGCCACGTCGATTTTAGCTACGAAGTGTCGCGATCCATTGCTGCCTGCGAGGGTGCACTGCTACTCGTTGATGCCTCACAGGGTACGGAAGCGCAAACCATTTCCAACCTCTACCTGGCGCTCAACAACGATCTGGTCATTATTCCTGTATTGAATAAGATTGATCTGCCCGGTGCCATGCCCGAAGAAATTAAGGATGAGATGGTCGATCTGCTGGGTTGTGATCGCAATGACATTATTCCGGCATCGGGTAAAGAAGGCATTGGTGTTCCAGAAATCCTGGCGGCCATCGTCGAACGGATTCCCCCACCAAAAGGCGATCCCAACGGTCCTTTGCAAGCGCTGATTTTCGACTCGCATTTCAACTCCTACCGAGGTATCGAAGTTATTTTCCGTGTCAAGAACGGCCGCATTCGCAAGGGTGATAAGGTAAAGTTCATGAACACCGGTAAAGAATACTTTGCTGATGAAATCGGAACGCTACGCCTGACCCAGGAACCCAAAGACGTTATCGAGTGTGGTGACGTAGGATACCTGATCTCGGGAATTAAGGTAGCCAAAGAAGTAAAGGTGGGTGATACCGTTACAACCATCGATAACCCCGCCAGTGCCGCCATTCAGGGTTTCTCGGAAGTGAAACCGATGGTCTTTGCCGGTATCTATCCGGTAGAAACCAGCGAGTTTGAAGACCTACGCGACGCGATGGAAAAGCTGCAACTCAATGATGCAGCTCTGGTTTGGGAGCCTGAAACATCGGCGGCTTTGGGTTTCGGATTCCGGTGCGGCTTCCTGGGAATGCTCCACATGGAGATTGTACAGGAGCGGCTGGAACGCGAATTCAATATGACCGTTATTACCACCGTACCGTCGGTGCGGTTTGAGGTATTGACAACCAAAGGTGAAGCTATTCAGGTGTCGGCACCCGCTGACATGCCCGAACCAAACCTAATCGATTTCATTGAAGAACCGTTTATTCGGGCGCAGATCATCAGCAAGTCCGAGTACGTCGGTGGCATCATGAGTTTGTGCATGGACAAGCGAAGCATTCTCAGAAATCAGGTTTACTTGACCGCCGACCGGGTAGAACTTCAGTTTGAAATGCCACTAGCCGAAGTTGTCTTTGACTTTTTCGACAAATTGAAGACGATCTCTCGTGGCTACGCGTCACTTGATTACGAATTCATGGACAACCGCGAATCGGACATGGTGAAGCTGGATGTGATGCTCAACGGCGATAAAGTCGATGCGTTATCGGCCATTGTCCACCGGTCGAAGTCGTACGAGTGGGGTAAAAAGCTCTGCGAAAAGCTTCGCGAACTGATTCCTCGTCAACAATTCGAAATTGCCATTCAGGCCGCCATCGGTCAGAAAATTATCGCCCGCGAAACGCTGAGCGCCCTTCGGAAAGACGTACTCGCGAAGTGTTACGGCGGTGATATTTCCCGGAAACGTAAACTGCTTGATAAGCAGAAGAAAGGAAAGAAACGGATGCGTCAGGTGGGTAACGTCGAAATCCCGCAGGAAGCATTTATGGCCGTCCTTAAGATTAATTAA
- a CDS encoding 5-(carboxyamino)imidazole ribonucleotide synthase, with protein MLLQAAIDWNLRVNILDPDAEAPCRHLCTQFTQGSLIDYDTVYQFGQTVDVLTIEIERVNVEALEALEREGKKVFPQPSVIRVIQDKRLQKQFYRDHNLPTADFVLTENRADVALVEIHQPDFFPAFHKLGRDGYDGRGVQRISSVADVGKAFDAPGVLEKAVDFEKELAVIVARNERGDVQTFPTVEMVFHPELNLVEYLFAPAEILEEINQQAQDIARRTAEAFGIVGLLAVELFLDKSGNVLINEVAPRPHNSGHHTIRANVTSQFEQHWRAILNYPLGDTADYQPAAMVNLLGEDGFTGPAVYEGLENLLAMPGVFPFFYGKAITKPFRKMGHVTVMDNSLEALRKKVSDVKGAIKVVSQ; from the coding sequence ATGCTATTGCAGGCCGCTATCGACTGGAATCTTCGCGTCAATATTCTCGACCCCGACGCCGAAGCACCCTGCCGCCACCTTTGCACGCAATTTACGCAGGGATCGCTGATTGATTATGACACGGTTTACCAGTTTGGCCAAACGGTTGACGTGCTGACCATCGAAATCGAGCGTGTGAACGTGGAAGCACTCGAAGCGCTCGAACGCGAAGGAAAGAAAGTTTTTCCGCAACCTTCGGTTATCCGGGTTATTCAGGACAAGCGGCTTCAGAAACAGTTCTACCGCGACCACAACCTGCCTACTGCCGATTTTGTCCTGACCGAAAACCGCGCTGACGTAGCGTTGGTTGAAATACACCAGCCTGATTTCTTTCCCGCCTTCCACAAATTAGGCCGCGATGGGTACGACGGACGGGGAGTGCAACGCATTTCGTCGGTCGCCGATGTCGGTAAAGCCTTTGACGCGCCCGGTGTATTGGAGAAAGCCGTCGATTTTGAGAAAGAGCTAGCCGTCATTGTTGCTCGCAACGAACGGGGAGACGTGCAGACGTTCCCAACCGTTGAAATGGTTTTTCACCCTGAATTGAACCTGGTTGAATACCTGTTTGCACCCGCTGAAATTTTGGAGGAGATAAACCAGCAAGCACAGGATATTGCCCGTCGCACGGCCGAAGCGTTTGGAATCGTTGGCTTGCTAGCCGTTGAATTGTTCCTCGATAAGTCCGGCAATGTGCTGATCAACGAAGTGGCCCCGCGTCCGCACAACAGCGGTCACCACACCATCCGGGCCAACGTGACCTCTCAATTCGAGCAGCACTGGCGGGCTATTCTCAATTATCCGCTCGGCGATACAGCGGATTATCAACCTGCTGCTATGGTCAATCTGCTGGGCGAAGATGGATTTACGGGACCAGCGGTGTACGAAGGATTGGAAAATCTGTTGGCTATGCCTGGTGTGTTTCCATTCTTTTACGGAAAAGCGATTACCAAACCATTTCGTAAAATGGGGCACGTAACTGTTATGGACAACTCACTGGAAGCACTACGCAAGAAAGTCTCCGACGTGAAGGGAGCCATCAAAGTAGTAAGTCAGTAA
- a CDS encoding head GIN domain-containing protein: protein MKAIVLSLFVIASGMHSASTDWKKDRTVSGFTGLSVSSGIDVYLSQGGSEKLTFDVKGVDEEDVKSEVKNGVLKLYIDRKGVMNWSFGKNTYVKAHLTFKQLTDLHASGGADVFGQGRLSFDDLNVEASGGSDVKLELKADELNVSASGGADAIIQGSARTLNANGSGGADLDARKLTVETCNAISSGGSDVYVNASRELSMKASGGSDIYYYGSAKVLAKSKSGGSDITQKN from the coding sequence ATGAAAGCAATAGTACTATCCTTGTTTGTTATAGCGTCTGGCATGCATTCGGCTAGCACTGACTGGAAAAAAGATCGCACTGTGTCGGGGTTTACGGGGTTGAGCGTTAGTAGCGGTATTGATGTTTATCTCTCCCAGGGCGGTTCCGAAAAACTAACCTTTGATGTCAAAGGGGTTGATGAAGAGGACGTGAAGTCAGAAGTGAAAAACGGCGTTTTGAAACTGTACATCGACCGCAAAGGTGTGATGAACTGGAGCTTTGGAAAGAATACATACGTCAAAGCGCACCTGACGTTTAAACAGCTGACGGATCTGCACGCATCTGGTGGGGCTGACGTATTTGGGCAAGGCAGGTTGTCGTTTGATGATTTGAACGTGGAAGCGTCGGGCGGCTCCGACGTAAAACTAGAGCTTAAAGCCGATGAACTGAACGTATCGGCATCGGGTGGAGCCGATGCCATCATTCAGGGTTCAGCGCGGACGCTCAATGCAAACGGCTCGGGCGGAGCTGACCTCGACGCGCGTAAACTGACCGTTGAAACCTGCAATGCAATCTCGTCAGGTGGTTCTGACGTGTACGTTAATGCTTCTCGGGAGTTAAGTATGAAAGCATCGGGCGGTTCAGATATATACTATTACGGGTCTGCCAAAGTGCTGGCAAAGAGCAAGTCGGGTGGATCTGATATTACACAAAAGAATTAA
- a CDS encoding ABC transporter ATP-binding protein yields MIQLNNVAKYYPAGFGRIYVLRNINLEIAQGEFVSIMGPSGSGKSTLLHILGLLEEPSEGEYLFDDQPVQKLSEKKRTELHRTQIGFVFQAYHLIDELTVYENIETPLLYKGLGGSERKSRVAELLDRFNIVAKKDLFPAQLSGGQQQLVGIARALAAEPSVIFADEPTGNLHSDQARDIMEIFSELNKKDGVTIVQVTHSEANAAYGSRIVRLKDGWLEPEEAKV; encoded by the coding sequence ATGATTCAGCTTAATAACGTCGCTAAATATTACCCCGCTGGCTTTGGCCGAATTTACGTACTCCGCAATATCAATCTGGAGATTGCTCAGGGTGAGTTTGTGTCTATCATGGGGCCATCGGGTTCGGGAAAGTCCACATTACTGCACATTTTGGGACTGCTCGAAGAACCGTCGGAAGGGGAATATTTATTTGATGACCAGCCGGTTCAAAAACTATCCGAGAAGAAACGAACGGAGCTTCACCGCACGCAGATCGGGTTTGTGTTTCAGGCGTACCATTTGATCGACGAACTGACCGTTTACGAAAACATCGAAACGCCCCTACTTTACAAAGGACTAGGTGGTTCAGAACGAAAAAGCCGGGTAGCTGAACTCCTCGACCGCTTCAATATCGTTGCAAAAAAAGACTTATTCCCCGCGCAACTATCGGGTGGCCAACAACAGTTGGTAGGTATTGCAAGGGCCTTAGCGGCTGAGCCGTCGGTAATTTTCGCCGATGAGCCAACCGGTAATTTGCACTCTGATCAGGCGCGCGACATCATGGAAATTTTCAGCGAACTGAACAAAAAGGATGGTGTTACCATCGTACAGGTAACCCACTCGGAAGCCAACGCGGCTTACGGTTCGCGGATCGTCCGGCTGAAAGATGGCTGGCTGGAACCTGAAGAAGCTAAAGTCTAG
- a CDS encoding DoxX family protein, whose amino-acid sequence MTEKNVKKAARLLLGANLLFAGIGHLTFLRKDFRAQVPDWVPLDVDDTVVYSGIAEIALGSSLIFTDEEHQETVGKVAAAFFAAVFPGNISQYVNNRSAFGLDTDRKRFVRLLFQPALIYWALKSTEK is encoded by the coding sequence ATGACCGAGAAAAACGTAAAAAAAGCAGCGAGACTTCTGCTTGGCGCAAACCTGCTGTTTGCCGGAATAGGCCACCTGACCTTTTTGAGAAAAGATTTCAGGGCACAAGTCCCGGACTGGGTTCCCCTTGATGTAGATGACACAGTTGTTTATTCAGGCATCGCCGAAATCGCCCTGGGAAGTAGCCTCATCTTCACCGATGAAGAGCATCAGGAAACGGTTGGTAAGGTGGCGGCTGCGTTCTTTGCGGCTGTTTTTCCCGGAAACATTTCTCAATACGTCAACAACCGAAGTGCGTTCGGTTTAGATACCGACAGAAAACGCTTTGTTCGTTTGCTTTTCCAGCCAGCGCTTATCTATTGGGCGTTAAAAAGTACGGAAAAGTAA